A stretch of the Pirellulales bacterium genome encodes the following:
- a CDS encoding efflux RND transporter periplasmic adaptor subunit codes for MRFSPTAAILLALFCLTLPACRKHEEAHHEEAHKVIATNPESKSVTLTEQYVCQIHSRRHIQVQVLETGYLEEIKVKEGQSVKEGDVMFTVRPILYVSKLEAENAEAELADLQLQYAKKLSAEKVISENEVKLRAAELAKANAEAKLARAELDFATVKAPFDGIIDRLQQQQGSLVQEGEVLTTLSDNGLMWVYFNVPEARYLEYMADLKQHKGDMKIELVLANGETFDQPGVIGAIEADFNNETGNIPFRADFPNPEHLLRHGQTGTILIHRAQDDSLVIPQRAVFENLAKRYVYVVDKDNVAHQREIVVKNELEDLFVIEKGGIDVNDKIVFEGVRQVRDGAKVDCELRRPEEVVAQLKYRAE; via the coding sequence ATGCGATTTTCGCCAACCGCGGCAATCTTACTGGCCCTGTTCTGCCTGACTCTGCCGGCCTGCCGCAAGCATGAGGAAGCGCATCACGAAGAAGCGCATAAGGTAATTGCCACCAATCCGGAGTCGAAGTCGGTCACTCTGACCGAGCAGTACGTCTGCCAGATTCACTCGCGACGCCACATCCAGGTGCAAGTGCTGGAGACGGGCTATCTGGAGGAGATCAAGGTCAAGGAGGGGCAGTCGGTCAAGGAGGGGGACGTGATGTTCACCGTCCGGCCGATTCTTTACGTGTCGAAGCTGGAGGCCGAGAACGCCGAGGCCGAGTTGGCAGACCTGCAATTGCAGTACGCGAAGAAGCTGAGCGCGGAAAAAGTCATTTCCGAGAACGAGGTGAAGCTGCGTGCGGCGGAGTTAGCCAAGGCGAATGCCGAGGCCAAGCTGGCGCGGGCCGAACTGGACTTTGCCACGGTTAAGGCCCCATTCGACGGTATCATCGACCGTTTGCAGCAACAGCAGGGGAGTTTGGTGCAGGAGGGGGAGGTTCTCACCACGTTGTCTGACAACGGCCTGATGTGGGTGTACTTCAATGTGCCCGAGGCTCGTTATCTCGAATACATGGCCGACCTGAAGCAGCACAAGGGGGACATGAAGATCGAGCTTGTACTGGCCAACGGCGAGACATTCGATCAGCCCGGCGTGATCGGCGCGATCGAGGCCGATTTCAACAATGAGACAGGGAACATTCCTTTCCGCGCGGACTTTCCGAACCCGGAACACCTGCTACGTCACGGACAGACCGGGACGATCTTGATTCACCGAGCGCAGGACGACTCGCTGGTAATACCGCAGCGAGCCGTGTTTGAGAACCTGGCCAAGCGATACGTGTACGTGGTCGACAAAGACAACGTGGCGCATCAGCGCGAGATTGTGGTCAAGAACGAATTGGAAGATCTCTTCGTCATCGAAAAGGGAGGGATCGACGTGAACGACAAGATCGTCTTTGAGGGGGTTCGGCAGGTGCGCGACGGCGCGAAGGTGGACTGCGAGCTGCGCCGTCCGGAAGAAGTAGTCGCACAACTCAAGTACCGAGCGGAATAG
- a CDS encoding right-handed parallel beta-helix repeat-containing protein, translating into MRNIESPLIHRRDWLQAATWLGAAALIGKSRADDPRPQVVNPRATSGDRKHAPDWQQRLTITVGNDQGDLRGETQQVIQAAVDHLSGFGGGTVRLLAGTWRMRNSVYLRSNIRLVGEGDKSILIKEPSTSTPLAADSDWFDQEITLADSAGFALGDGVCLQTKNADTGAAVVLKRTLVANSGNRFRLDRPLRENLWQLGKSTCSTLFPILSGDGIEQVAIENLTLDGNRAANDNLNGNYGGCVFLQDCNDVGIRQVTGRNYNGDGFSWQICHDVVVENCRSLDHADLGLHPGSGSQRPRIRGNQLERNGIGIFFCWGVKFGLAEANQIVDNRIGVSIGHRDTDNLIRDNVIRGSLETGVLYRPERGPGFAPHRNRLEANQIVDNGGPGAAAIDLQGASQGNLIARNVIRETRSPAMRVGIRISQATEELQLVDNHIDGFATAVDDQRKG; encoded by the coding sequence ATGCGCAATATCGAATCGCCGCTAATCCATCGACGCGACTGGCTACAGGCCGCGACCTGGCTGGGCGCCGCCGCCCTGATTGGCAAGAGCCGTGCGGATGACCCTCGACCGCAAGTTGTCAATCCGCGCGCCACCTCTGGCGACCGTAAGCACGCGCCAGACTGGCAACAACGGTTGACGATCACGGTTGGCAACGACCAAGGCGATTTGCGCGGCGAAACGCAACAGGTAATCCAAGCCGCCGTCGATCATCTGAGCGGTTTTGGCGGCGGCACCGTGCGCTTGCTCGCCGGAACTTGGCGCATGCGAAACTCGGTCTATCTGCGCTCGAATATCCGTTTGGTTGGCGAGGGAGATAAGTCCATCCTTATCAAGGAACCATCGACCAGTACGCCGCTCGCGGCCGATTCCGATTGGTTCGACCAGGAGATTACGCTGGCTGACAGCGCCGGATTTGCGCTCGGCGACGGCGTCTGTTTGCAAACCAAGAATGCCGACACCGGCGCGGCAGTCGTCTTGAAACGAACGCTGGTCGCCAACAGCGGCAATCGCTTCCGGCTCGATCGGCCACTTCGCGAGAATCTCTGGCAGTTGGGCAAATCCACTTGCTCGACGCTCTTTCCCATCCTTTCTGGCGACGGCATAGAACAGGTCGCCATCGAGAACCTCACGCTCGATGGCAATCGCGCCGCCAACGATAACCTGAACGGCAATTACGGCGGCTGCGTCTTCTTGCAGGATTGCAACGACGTCGGCATCCGGCAAGTCACCGGGCGCAATTACAACGGCGACGGCTTCAGTTGGCAGATCTGCCACGATGTCGTCGTCGAGAACTGCCGCAGCCTCGACCATGCAGACCTTGGCCTGCATCCCGGCTCCGGTTCACAGCGCCCTCGGATTCGCGGCAATCAACTGGAACGAAACGGAATTGGCATTTTCTTTTGCTGGGGCGTCAAATTCGGATTGGCCGAAGCGAATCAAATCGTCGACAATCGAATCGGCGTGTCGATCGGACATCGCGACACGGATAACCTCATTCGCGACAATGTGATTCGTGGCAGCCTGGAAACGGGCGTGCTCTACCGCCCGGAACGCGGGCCCGGCTTCGCGCCCCACCGCAATCGTCTCGAAGCAAACCAGATAGTCGATAACGGCGGGCCAGGCGCGGCGGCCATCGATCTGCAAGGCGCCAGCCAAGGCAATTTGATCGCGCGCAATGTCATTCGCGAGACGCGTTCTCCCGCCATGCGCGTCGGCATCCGCATCAGCCAAGCGACCGAGGAACTGCAACTCGTCGACAATCACATCGATGGCTTTGCCACGGCGGTCGACGATCAGCGCAAGGGGTGA
- a CDS encoding efflux RND transporter permease subunit — protein MIAKILHRPALAIVISVIIVFLGGLAINTLPISQFPSVAPPSVIVSISYPGASANVLVDSVLIILEQAINGVQDMRYMSSAATSAGEGAISIIFEPGTDPNVAVLNVNNRINIVKNRLPPIVEREGIIVMQNMTSMLMYVNVYSTDKSLDQNFLYNYVTVNLLPEIRRTRGVGTANILGNRAYAMRIMLNIDRMRAYNVSADDVMKAVAEQSMIGSPGRLGQATGQTSQTIEYVLTWVGRYNTPEQYENIILKANPKGEILHLRDVATVELGSSFYDLYSDIDGNPSAAIVLKQLPGTNAATIIEEVKHKLEEFQEDLFPPGMHFEVSYDVSAFLEASIEKVLHTLFEAFVLVSLVVFLFLGDFRSTLIPTLAVPVSLIGTFFFLLLFGFSINLITLFALVLAIGVVVDDAIVVVEAVHAKMAEKHLSPYRATQEVMTEISGAIIAITLVMTAVFVPVTFMTGPVGVFYRQFGITMAISIILSGVVALTLTPVLCAMLLKPHTGHKKIRGPLALLLYLFDRGVEKLTGGYAGLLSRIVTVRVVSFATVGAFFFGIYLVNTQLATGFIPLEDQGMIYGVIQTPPGSTLEYTNSKSHELQAIAKSVDGVKSVSSLAGYEVLTEGRGSNAGTCLINLKTWADRKMTSREIIEELEKKAHKISNVKIEFFEPPAVPGFGAAGGFSVNVLDKTNTMNYKMLGEVTDKFMAALSKRKEVKGLFTFFASNYPQYEIIINNEVAMQKGVSIGEAMNNLSIVIGSTWEQGFVRFGQFFKVYVQAAPEFRRFPEDFENIFVRNDQGEMVPYSAFMTLKKQQGLNEINRYNLYPTAAIQGAPAPGYSTGQAIQAIQEVAAETLPRGYDIGWAGLSYDEARKGNTAVYIFLIVVIFVYLVLVGQYESFILPLAVILSLPIGIFGSFFFLQAMGLANDVYAQIGLVMLVGLLGKNAILIVEFAVQRRHEGTSFRDAAIEGGKLRFRPILMTSFAFIAGLIPLVRATGPGAIGNRTIGTTAVGGMLLGTVIGVLVIPGLYYLFGVLAGDGKLLKDETHTPLSEAIEHPPHPA, from the coding sequence ATGATCGCAAAGATTCTTCATCGGCCGGCATTGGCGATCGTCATTTCGGTGATCATCGTCTTCCTGGGCGGTCTGGCCATCAACACGCTGCCGATCTCGCAATTCCCCTCCGTCGCGCCGCCGAGCGTGATTGTCTCCATTTCATATCCCGGCGCCAGCGCCAATGTGCTGGTCGACTCGGTGTTGATCATTTTGGAGCAGGCGATCAACGGAGTGCAGGACATGCGTTACATGTCCTCCGCTGCCACTAGCGCCGGCGAGGGGGCGATCTCCATCATCTTCGAACCGGGGACCGACCCCAACGTGGCGGTCTTGAATGTCAATAACCGCATCAACATCGTGAAGAACCGGTTGCCTCCCATCGTCGAACGGGAGGGCATCATCGTCATGCAGAACATGACGAGCATGTTGATGTACGTGAACGTCTACAGCACCGACAAAAGTCTCGACCAGAACTTTCTTTACAACTACGTCACCGTCAACTTGCTGCCAGAAATCCGGCGCACCCGCGGCGTCGGCACCGCCAATATTTTGGGCAATCGCGCGTATGCCATGCGGATCATGCTCAACATTGACCGCATGCGGGCCTACAACGTCTCGGCCGACGACGTGATGAAGGCGGTGGCGGAGCAGAGCATGATTGGCTCGCCCGGGCGGCTCGGCCAAGCGACGGGGCAGACTTCGCAGACCATCGAGTACGTGTTGACCTGGGTGGGGCGGTACAACACGCCGGAGCAGTATGAGAACATCATTTTAAAGGCCAATCCCAAGGGGGAGATCCTGCATTTGCGGGACGTGGCCACGGTGGAGTTGGGGTCGTCGTTTTACGATCTTTACTCCGACATTGACGGCAATCCTTCGGCGGCCATCGTACTCAAGCAACTGCCGGGCACCAACGCCGCGACGATCATCGAGGAAGTCAAGCACAAACTGGAGGAGTTCCAGGAGGATCTGTTTCCGCCGGGCATGCACTTTGAGGTCAGCTATGACGTCTCGGCGTTCTTGGAGGCCTCGATCGAAAAGGTGCTCCATACGCTGTTCGAAGCTTTTGTGCTCGTGTCGCTGGTGGTGTTCCTCTTTCTCGGAGATTTTCGCTCGACGCTGATTCCGACTTTGGCCGTGCCGGTATCGTTGATCGGCACCTTCTTCTTTCTGCTGCTGTTCGGATTTTCGATCAACCTGATCACGTTGTTCGCGTTGGTGCTGGCGATCGGCGTGGTGGTGGACGACGCCATCGTCGTGGTCGAAGCGGTGCACGCCAAGATGGCGGAAAAGCACCTTTCGCCCTATCGGGCGACGCAGGAAGTGATGACCGAAATCAGCGGCGCCATCATCGCCATCACCTTGGTGATGACGGCGGTGTTCGTGCCGGTGACCTTCATGACCGGGCCGGTCGGCGTCTTTTATCGCCAGTTCGGCATCACGATGGCGATCTCCATCATCTTGTCGGGTGTGGTGGCTTTGACGCTGACGCCGGTGCTATGCGCCATGTTGCTCAAGCCGCATACCGGGCATAAGAAGATTCGCGGGCCGCTGGCGCTATTGCTGTACCTCTTCGATCGTGGCGTTGAAAAGCTCACCGGGGGCTATGCCGGCCTGCTGAGCCGGATCGTCACGGTGCGCGTTGTGAGCTTTGCGACCGTTGGCGCGTTCTTCTTCGGCATTTATCTAGTAAACACCCAACTGGCCACAGGCTTCATCCCGCTGGAAGACCAAGGCATGATCTACGGGGTGATTCAAACCCCGCCGGGCTCGACATTGGAATACACCAATTCCAAGTCGCATGAGCTGCAAGCAATCGCCAAGAGCGTGGACGGCGTCAAATCGGTCTCGTCGTTGGCGGGTTACGAAGTGCTCACCGAGGGTCGCGGTTCGAACGCGGGAACTTGCCTCATCAATTTGAAGACCTGGGCCGACCGCAAGATGACCTCGCGCGAGATCATTGAGGAGCTCGAGAAGAAAGCGCACAAGATTTCCAATGTGAAGATCGAGTTCTTCGAACCGCCCGCCGTACCGGGCTTCGGCGCCGCCGGCGGGTTTTCGGTGAATGTGCTCGATAAGACGAACACCATGAACTACAAGATGCTGGGCGAGGTGACCGACAAGTTCATGGCCGCCTTGTCCAAGCGCAAGGAGGTGAAGGGCCTCTTTACCTTCTTCGCCAGCAACTACCCGCAATACGAAATCATCATCAACAACGAAGTGGCGATGCAAAAAGGGGTGTCGATCGGCGAGGCGATGAACAACCTCTCGATCGTAATCGGCAGCACCTGGGAGCAGGGCTTTGTCCGCTTTGGCCAGTTTTTCAAGGTTTACGTGCAAGCGGCGCCGGAGTTTCGGCGGTTTCCGGAAGACTTTGAAAACATCTTCGTGCGGAACGATCAAGGAGAGATGGTCCCCTATTCGGCGTTCATGACGCTCAAGAAGCAGCAGGGGCTGAACGAAATCAACCGCTACAACCTTTATCCCACCGCCGCGATCCAAGGCGCGCCGGCGCCCGGCTACAGCACGGGACAAGCGATCCAGGCGATTCAAGAAGTGGCCGCGGAAACCTTGCCGCGCGGCTATGACATTGGTTGGGCGGGGCTCTCCTACGACGAGGCGCGCAAGGGGAACACGGCGGTCTACATCTTTTTGATCGTGGTGATCTTCGTCTATCTGGTGCTGGTGGGTCAGTACGAGAGCTTTATCTTGCCACTGGCCGTGATCTTGTCGTTGCCGATCGGTATCTTTGGATCGTTCTTTTTCTTGCAGGCGATGGGCCTGGCCAACGACGTGTACGCGCAGATTGGCTTGGTCATGTTGGTCGGTTTGTTGGGCAAGAACGCCATTTTGATCGTCGAATTCGCCGTGCAGCGGCGACACGAGGGGACGAGCTTCCGCGACGCGGCGATCGAGGGGGGCAAGTTGCGCTTCCGGCCGATCTTGATGACGTCGTTCGCCTTTATCGCCGGTTTGATTCCGTTGGTGCGGGCCACCGGTCCGGGGGCGATCGGCAACCGCACCATCGGCACCACGGCGGTCGGCGGCATGCTGTTGGGCACGGTCATCGGCGTCTTGGTCATACCGGGCCTGTACTACCTGTTTGGCGTGCTGGCTGGCGACGGCAAGTTATTGAAGGACGAGACGCACACGCCGCTCAGCGAGGCGATCGAACACCCGCCGCATCCGGCGTAG
- a CDS encoding TolC family protein yields MKPLVRNASARRGARAIIVALACGLLFGLSGCGIPALRKPMSAQMLPDTFNGQATAENSSEVPPVEFFNDPNLTSLINQALFGNQELRILAQSIFEASNDVMRRRGTYLPFVTFGTGASLEKLSTFTPPGAELLELNTPTGDMFPNPLPNFLIAADVTWQIDIWRQLRNARDAAGLRYLGTTDGWNYVVTRMVAEVAENYYKLMALDKQLETLDFTIRLQEQSLKVAKAQKIGARGNELGVQRFEAEVRKNQSEKWIIYQEIIQTENKINFLCGRFPQPIARQSAQFLDLQLQALNVGVPAQLLRNRPDIRQAERNLSAAGLDIRVARANFYPKVMLTTGVGYEAFNTRYFFYSPESLIYGVAGNLVMPLINKTAIRADYLDANAKQLEALYEYQRAILNGFTEVVNRMAKVRNYSQSIALKRQQLAALEKAVEVADILFQNARIEYIDVLFAQRDRNDARIVLIETKQEQLSAIVNAYQALGGGWRYVGPPMRLPPTGPEGPPLQLPPNLRPPEPKLEELPAPPNPVQPPPPPPPQAAAAAAAAAR; encoded by the coding sequence ATGAAGCCCTTGGTGAGAAATGCGAGCGCGCGGCGCGGGGCGCGCGCCATCATTGTAGCGCTGGCCTGCGGCCTGCTATTTGGCTTGTCGGGCTGCGGGATTCCCGCGCTACGCAAGCCGATGTCGGCGCAAATGCTGCCAGACACCTTCAACGGGCAGGCCACCGCGGAGAACTCGTCGGAGGTGCCGCCGGTCGAGTTTTTCAACGACCCGAACCTCACGAGCCTCATCAATCAGGCGTTGTTTGGCAACCAGGAGTTGCGAATCCTGGCCCAAAGCATCTTTGAGGCCAGCAACGACGTGATGCGGCGGCGCGGTACTTACTTGCCGTTTGTCACCTTTGGCACGGGCGCTTCGCTGGAGAAGCTCAGCACATTCACTCCGCCGGGCGCCGAACTGCTCGAACTGAACACGCCGACCGGAGACATGTTCCCCAATCCGCTGCCGAACTTTCTGATCGCCGCCGATGTGACGTGGCAGATCGATATCTGGCGGCAATTGCGAAACGCGCGGGACGCGGCGGGGCTGCGTTACCTGGGAACCACGGACGGTTGGAACTACGTAGTGACTCGCATGGTCGCGGAGGTGGCGGAGAACTATTACAAGTTAATGGCGCTCGACAAACAGTTGGAGACGTTGGACTTCACGATTCGACTGCAGGAGCAAAGTCTGAAAGTCGCCAAGGCGCAGAAGATCGGGGCGCGCGGCAATGAGTTGGGCGTGCAGCGTTTTGAAGCGGAAGTGCGCAAGAACCAAAGCGAAAAATGGATCATCTATCAGGAGATCATCCAGACCGAGAACAAAATCAACTTTCTCTGTGGTCGCTTTCCGCAACCCATTGCGCGACAATCCGCGCAGTTTCTCGATTTGCAATTGCAGGCATTGAACGTGGGAGTGCCGGCGCAGCTCTTGCGCAATCGGCCCGACATCCGGCAGGCTGAGCGCAATTTGTCGGCCGCGGGACTCGACATTCGTGTGGCGCGGGCGAACTTCTATCCGAAGGTGATGCTCACGACCGGTGTGGGCTATGAGGCCTTCAACACGCGGTATTTTTTCTACTCCCCGGAATCGCTCATTTACGGAGTCGCTGGCAACCTGGTCATGCCGCTGATCAACAAGACCGCGATCCGGGCCGATTACCTGGACGCGAACGCCAAGCAATTGGAAGCGCTCTACGAGTACCAGCGCGCGATCCTGAACGGGTTCACCGAAGTGGTCAATCGCATGGCGAAGGTGCGCAACTATAGCCAAAGCATCGCGCTCAAGAGGCAGCAACTGGCCGCCCTCGAAAAGGCGGTGGAAGTCGCCGACATTCTGTTTCAGAACGCGCGTATTGAATACATCGATGTGCTGTTTGCCCAACGTGACCGCAACGACGCTCGGATCGTGTTGATCGAAACCAAACAGGAGCAACTTTCCGCCATTGTGAACGCCTATCAGGCGTTAGGGGGCGGCTGGCGCTATGTGGGGCCGCCGATGCGACTGCCCCCCACCGGCCCGGAAGGCCCGCCGCTGCAGTTGCCCCCCAACCTGCGCCCGCCAGAGCCAAAGCTGGAGGAGTTGCCCGCGCCGCCGAACCCGGTGCAACCGCCGCCGCCCCCTCCCCCACAGGCGGCGGCAGCAGCAGCAGCAGCGGCGCGCTAG
- a CDS encoding LysR family transcriptional regulator has translation MSLASNPQYYKQNRLSQLRGFCYAAQAGSISKAAERLFLSQPSVSLQIQALEREFKTTLFERRGPKIVLTPDGRMLYELASPLVEEMDTLEETFAARRGGIETGRLDIAAGESTTLYLLPEFVKQFIEIYPGIELKLHNVTGRDGLAMVRADEVDFAVGSMLEMRDDIEYQPMFSYDPMLIVPLDHPLAKRKRVTLKDVSPYPLILPPIHLTTWKVVDYAFGQQNLKYEVKMEAGGWEVIKKYVSLGMGVSIVTSICLSGEERLACIPLTRYFPKRTYGLVIRKGKFLSPQAQRFVALMQEATKVKKQGDRREKAVKSA, from the coding sequence ATGTCGCTCGCTTCCAATCCGCAGTATTACAAACAGAACCGCCTCTCGCAGTTACGCGGCTTTTGCTACGCCGCGCAGGCTGGCAGCATCTCGAAGGCCGCCGAGCGGCTGTTCTTGAGCCAGCCGAGCGTTTCGCTGCAAATCCAGGCGCTGGAGCGCGAATTCAAGACCACGCTCTTTGAACGGCGCGGGCCCAAGATCGTGCTCACGCCCGACGGACGCATGCTCTACGAACTTGCGTCCCCGCTGGTGGAGGAGATGGACACGCTGGAAGAGACCTTCGCGGCGCGTCGGGGTGGAATTGAAACCGGCCGACTCGACATCGCGGCGGGCGAGTCGACTACGCTCTATCTGTTGCCGGAGTTCGTGAAGCAATTCATCGAGATCTATCCTGGCATCGAACTCAAATTGCACAACGTCACGGGGCGCGATGGATTGGCGATGGTGCGCGCGGACGAAGTCGACTTTGCAGTCGGGTCGATGTTGGAGATGCGGGACGACATCGAATATCAACCCATGTTCTCTTACGATCCCATGCTGATCGTGCCGCTTGATCATCCGCTCGCCAAACGCAAGCGCGTGACGCTCAAGGACGTGTCGCCGTATCCCTTGATCTTGCCGCCGATCCATTTGACGACTTGGAAAGTGGTGGACTACGCTTTCGGGCAGCAGAACCTGAAATACGAAGTCAAGATGGAGGCCGGTGGCTGGGAGGTCATCAAGAAGTACGTCTCGCTCGGCATGGGGGTTTCGATCGTGACAAGCATTTGTCTTTCTGGCGAAGAGCGATTGGCGTGCATTCCCCTGACGCGATATTTTCCAAAGCGAACTTATGGACTTGTGATCCGCAAAGGAAAATTCCTTTCGCCCCAAGCGCAGCGCTTTGTGGCACTGATGCAGGAGGCGACGAAGGTCAAAAAGCAGGGCGACCGCAGAGAAAAAGCTGTGAAATCCGCATAG
- a CDS encoding argininosuccinate synthase, with the protein MPSCVLAYSGGLDTSVILGWLQDQGYEVHAVYVDLGQPCEDRQAILDKAKTCGAKSARIVDVREDLCRDFAFPIMAWDAKYEGDYLLGTSIARPLISRVCLQVAREVGANAYAHGATGKGNDQCRFQLAAEALNPDVEIIAPWRNAEFRKLFPGRSEMIAYCEAKQIPVKASVKKPYSSDENCLHISYEAGKLEDLTVNGVDLVDFGMTVSPRQAPEAGESVTIQFEAGYPIQINGEELTAYKIVDRLNQIGGRNGVGRIDMVENRFVGMKSRGVYEAPGMTLLYAAHRALEQLTLDRDLMHLRDRLSPEVAEMVYYGFWYTPKMDALMAFIRQAQRHVTGVVKLKLYKGNIDIDSRQSPRSLYDEGIASMEGGGSYNQTDAEGFLRIQGLPYRVQGRMHPRSY; encoded by the coding sequence ATGCCAAGCTGCGTGCTCGCCTACTCGGGTGGTTTGGACACCTCGGTCATTCTCGGTTGGTTGCAAGACCAGGGATACGAAGTCCACGCGGTTTACGTCGACCTGGGACAGCCGTGCGAGGACCGGCAGGCGATCTTGGACAAAGCGAAGACCTGCGGCGCCAAATCGGCGCGGATCGTCGATGTGCGTGAGGATTTGTGCCGCGATTTCGCGTTTCCGATCATGGCTTGGGACGCCAAATACGAGGGGGATTATCTGCTGGGCACGTCGATTGCGAGGCCGCTGATTTCGCGAGTCTGCTTGCAAGTGGCTCGCGAGGTAGGCGCGAACGCCTATGCGCATGGCGCGACCGGCAAGGGGAATGATCAGTGCCGGTTTCAATTGGCGGCCGAGGCATTGAACCCGGACGTCGAAATCATTGCTCCATGGCGGAACGCGGAGTTTCGGAAATTGTTTCCCGGCCGAAGCGAGATGATCGCCTACTGCGAGGCGAAACAGATTCCGGTGAAGGCATCGGTCAAGAAGCCGTATAGCTCGGACGAGAACTGTCTGCACATCAGCTACGAGGCGGGCAAGCTGGAAGACCTGACCGTCAACGGTGTTGATCTGGTCGATTTTGGCATGACCGTCTCGCCGCGGCAGGCGCCCGAGGCGGGAGAGAGCGTGACAATTCAGTTCGAGGCGGGCTATCCGATTCAGATCAACGGCGAGGAACTGACCGCATACAAGATTGTCGATCGGCTCAATCAGATTGGCGGACGGAATGGCGTGGGGCGCATCGACATGGTGGAGAATCGCTTTGTCGGCATGAAGAGCCGCGGCGTGTACGAAGCGCCGGGCATGACGCTCTTGTACGCCGCGCATCGCGCGCTCGAGCAACTGACGCTCGACCGTGATCTGATGCACCTGCGCGATCGATTGTCGCCGGAAGTGGCCGAGATGGTGTATTACGGATTTTGGTACACGCCCAAGATGGACGCTCTGATGGCGTTTATCCGGCAGGCGCAACGGCATGTGACGGGCGTAGTCAAGCTGAAGCTGTACAAAGGCAACATCGATATCGATAGCCGGCAAAGCCCGCGCAGCCTGTACGACGAGGGGATCGCCAGCATGGAGGGGGGCGGCAGCTACAACCAGACCGATGCGGAAGGGTTTCTGCGAATTCAAGGTCTGCCGTATCGAGTGCAAGGTCGCATGCATCCACGGTCGTATTAG